The Terriglobales bacterium nucleotide sequence TGGCTGAAGCAGGAGCGGCCACGCATGACGGCACGCGCCGGTGTCGGACGGGAGAACTACAACTGGCTGCTCAAGCACGTGCGGCTGATGACGTACACGGCCGACGACATCGCCCGCATCGGCGACCGCGAACTTGCACGCACGCTGGCGGGGTTGGCGCTGGAGCGGCATCGCAACCGCCACCTTCCCAAGCTTCCACCGGCGGCGAGCGAGGCCGAATACGCCATGAAGATCACCGACGCTGACGGCCACGTCCGCGAGTTCATCCGCACGCAGGAGTTCCTCACCATTCCCGACTACATCGGCGAAATGGACAACAACGTCCCGTGGGTCGTGCGGCCCGGCGGTCCCAACTTCTGGGAGCAGGTGCAGTACCGCGACCCGCGCCCGGACAAAGTGCACGCCGGTATCCCCGGCCATCGCTTCGATATCGCGCTGCACGAGCGTGACACGCGTCCCATCCGCGGACGCTACACCGACAGCGCCCGCATCGAGGGCTGGGGCTTCTACCTCGAGGAGGGCATGATGAACGCCGGCCTGCTCGACGACCTGCCGCGCACGCGGGAGCTGTTCTGGATCTTCGCCGCCGCCCGCGCCGTCCGGAACCGAGCCGAACTTCACATGCATACCGGCGAATGGACGGTGGAACAGGGCATCGATTACATGGTCAAGAACGTCCCCTTCATGGACCGCGACGTCGCCCGCGTGGACTGCGAGATCTACCTGCGCACTCCCACTTACGGCATGAGCTACCAGATGGGCAAGCTGCAGATCGAGCGCCTGCTCGCCGACCGCGCCCGTCAACTCGGCAAAGAGTTCCAACTGGGCGAGTTCCATGATCAGTTCCTGGCGGCGGGCGCCATTCCGGTTTCGCTCATCCGCTGGGAAATGACGGGTCTCGACGACGAGGCGCGCGAGTTCCTGCCGGCAACAGGGGCAGGCGGCCCTGAGCCTTCGGCAAAATGAGCGGGCGCGAGCAGCCTCATCGCCCTGCCGGCGGGAGCAATCGGCCCAGTCCCGGCGCGATCAGGAGCTGCGCCCGCTCATGCTTTCACTTCTGTTTCTGCGCCAGGACCACCAGGCGT carries:
- a CDS encoding DUF885 family protein, coding for MRATALALFLLSIAVFAPAQNGSPSLVALHEEFQKLKTPQVTAGVPDYTPRAMQAQGAALRELRRRLDAMDPRAWPVPQQVDYLVVRAQMDELDFHHRVLRPWARDPGFYVDMLRPVAYAKLPIPPGKLAEFRSQLTAIPGLLDQASRNLTEGAGELADFALRNLELPDGVGHEQPLRPVPPPGILGWFDELIFGLERHHPELVTDARRAREAVAAFHQWLKQERPRMTARAGVGRENYNWLLKHVRLMTYTADDIARIGDRELARTLAGLALERHRNRHLPKLPPAASEAEYAMKITDADGHVREFIRTQEFLTIPDYIGEMDNNVPWVVRPGGPNFWEQVQYRDPRPDKVHAGIPGHRFDIALHERDTRPIRGRYTDSARIEGWGFYLEEGMMNAGLLDDLPRTRELFWIFAAARAVRNRAELHMHTGEWTVEQGIDYMVKNVPFMDRDVARVDCEIYLRTPTYGMSYQMGKLQIERLLADRARQLGKEFQLGEFHDQFLAAGAIPVSLIRWEMTGLDDEAREFLPATGAGGPEPSAK